Proteins encoded in a region of the Pseudothermotoga elfii DSM 9442 = NBRC 107921 genome:
- the rplB gene encoding 50S ribosomal protein L2: MGLRKYKPATPGVRFMIRNDFSGLTKKEPEKSLLVPLKKTGGRNHYGRITVRFRGGGHKRQYRLIDFKRDKIGIPAKVSAIEYDPNRSARIALLVYADGEKRYILAPNGLQVGDTVLSGIDAEIRVGNALPLENIPLGTLLHNVEIRPGSGGKIARSAGVSCQLMAKEGNYALLRMPSGELRKVHIKCYATIGVVGNEDHKNEVFGKAGRTRWIGRKPHVRGMVMNPVDHPMGGGEGRGKGQHPVTPWGMPTKGYKTRRGRRASDKFIVRRRNQV, encoded by the coding sequence ATGGGACTGAGAAAATATAAGCCTGCCACACCCGGGGTACGTTTCATGATTCGAAATGATTTTTCAGGTTTGACCAAAAAAGAACCGGAAAAATCCTTATTAGTACCTTTAAAGAAAACCGGTGGGAGAAATCATTATGGTCGTATAACAGTACGCTTTCGAGGTGGTGGTCATAAAAGGCAGTACCGTTTGATAGATTTTAAGCGCGATAAGATAGGTATACCAGCAAAAGTTTCTGCTATAGAGTATGACCCAAATAGATCAGCAAGAATAGCTTTGCTTGTTTATGCCGATGGAGAAAAGAGATATATTCTGGCACCAAATGGACTTCAAGTTGGGGATACAGTTCTAAGCGGTATCGATGCGGAAATACGTGTTGGCAATGCGTTGCCGCTTGAAAACATTCCACTTGGAACACTTTTGCACAATGTTGAGATAAGACCTGGATCTGGTGGGAAGATAGCAAGATCTGCAGGAGTTTCCTGCCAGCTTATGGCTAAGGAAGGAAATTATGCGTTACTTAGAATGCCTTCTGGCGAACTGAGAAAAGTGCACATAAAATGTTACGCAACGATTGGTGTTGTTGGTAATGAAGATCATAAAAATGAAGTCTTTGGAAAAGCTGGAAGAACTCGCTGGATAGGAAGAAAGCCTCATGTTAGAGGAATGGTCATGAATCCTGTGGATCACCCGATGGGTGGTGGCGAAGGAAGAGGTAAAGGTCAGCATCCAGTTACGCCTTGGGGTATGCCAACCAAAGGTTATAAAACCAGACGTGGTCGTAGAGCTTCTGATAAATTCATAGTTCGCAGACGCAATCAAGTCTAA
- the rplW gene encoding 50S ribosomal protein L23, with product MNQQKLTHYDILIKPITTEKTMLDREKRKYVFEVNVLSNKALVKNAVESLFNVKVEKVNISLVKPKPKRRGRFEGKTRRWKKAVVTLKEGYTIKELEGQQ from the coding sequence ATGAACCAGCAAAAACTCACACATTATGATATATTAATTAAGCCAATCACAACAGAGAAAACGATGTTAGACAGGGAAAAACGAAAGTACGTTTTTGAGGTTAACGTGCTATCAAACAAAGCTCTTGTTAAAAATGCTGTTGAATCTCTTTTCAACGTTAAGGTGGAAAAAGTTAATATTTCCCTGGTTAAACCTAAACCGAAGAGAAGAGGAAGGTTTGAAGGCAAAACAAGAAGATGGAAAAAAGCCGTTGTAACTTTAAAAGAAGGATACACGATAAAAGAGCTTGAAGGCCAACAGTAA
- the rplC gene encoding 50S ribosomal protein L3, with protein sequence MKMILGRKIGMTRLFINDVSIPVTVVRAGPCYVVQKKNPQIDGYCAIQVGFEHLKRVNKPLEGHFKKAQVKPLRLLREIRLEDENELDSYEIGQEIKLDIFQPGEKVDITGWTKGRGFSGGIKRWGFSGGPRAHGSKFHRELGSLGQHTEPAKIFKGKKMPGRYGNERVTIHNLEVIKIDLENNLLVLKGSVPGARGSLVIIKSPRRTRK encoded by the coding sequence ATGAAAATGATACTTGGTAGAAAAATTGGAATGACCCGATTGTTTATAAACGATGTATCAATTCCTGTAACTGTTGTTCGTGCAGGACCTTGTTATGTCGTTCAGAAGAAAAATCCTCAAATTGATGGTTATTGTGCAATTCAAGTGGGTTTTGAGCATTTGAAAAGAGTTAACAAACCCCTTGAAGGTCATTTTAAGAAAGCACAGGTTAAGCCTTTGAGGTTGCTTAGAGAGATAAGACTTGAAGATGAAAATGAGCTTGATTCATACGAAATTGGTCAGGAAATAAAATTGGATATTTTTCAACCAGGTGAAAAAGTGGATATCACTGGCTGGACCAAAGGTAGGGGATTTTCTGGAGGAATTAAACGATGGGGATTTTCTGGAGGTCCCCGTGCTCATGGTTCAAAATTCCATCGCGAACTGGGATCGCTTGGCCAGCACACCGAGCCTGCAAAAATTTTTAAAGGTAAAAAGATGCCTGGTAGATATGGAAATGAGCGCGTGACAATACATAATCTCGAAGTAATCAAAATTGATCTGGAAAACAATCTATTAGTACTCAAAGGTTCAGTTCCAGGTGCGAGGGGAAGCCTGGTTATTATAAAGAGTCCCAGGAGAACCCGAAAATGA
- the tuf gene encoding elongation factor Tu, which translates to MAKEKFVRTKPHVNVGTIGHIDHGKTTLTAAITKYLSYKGFASFVPFEQIDKAPEEKARGITINITHVEYQSEKRHYAHIDCPGHADYIKNMITGAAQMDGAILVVAATDGPMPQTREHVLLARQVNVPAMVVFLNKVDAVDDQELVDLVEMEVRDLLTKYEFPGDEIPVIRGSALLALEANDPNDAAYKPIQELIDALDSYIPEPVREVDKPFLMAVEDVFSITGRGTVATGRIERGKIRPGDEVEIVGLSYETRKTVVTSVEMFRKELDEGLAGDNVGCLLRGIDKDEIERGQVLAAPGSITPHTTFKANVYVLKKEEGGRHTPFMKGYRPQFFIRTADVTGEITELGNNAEMVMPGDNAILTIKLIYPVAIEKGMRFAIREGGRTVGAGVVAEIVE; encoded by the coding sequence ATGGCTAAGGAAAAATTTGTAAGAACTAAGCCACATGTCAACGTCGGTACAATAGGCCACATAGACCACGGTAAAACGACGCTGACCGCAGCAATAACTAAATACCTATCTTACAAAGGTTTTGCTTCTTTTGTGCCTTTTGAGCAGATTGACAAAGCTCCCGAGGAAAAGGCGAGAGGTATAACCATCAATATTACGCATGTTGAATATCAGTCAGAGAAGAGACATTATGCTCATATTGATTGCCCTGGACATGCGGACTATATCAAAAACATGATTACGGGCGCTGCTCAGATGGACGGTGCTATACTGGTTGTGGCTGCAACAGATGGTCCAATGCCACAGACTCGCGAGCATGTTCTTCTTGCGAGACAAGTTAATGTTCCTGCTATGGTTGTGTTTTTGAATAAAGTCGATGCAGTTGATGATCAGGAACTTGTTGATTTGGTGGAAATGGAAGTTAGAGACCTTCTGACAAAGTACGAATTTCCAGGGGATGAAATCCCAGTTATTAGAGGTTCTGCCTTGCTTGCTTTAGAGGCAAACGATCCAAATGATGCTGCATACAAACCTATACAGGAGCTGATCGACGCGCTTGATAGTTATATTCCCGAGCCTGTTCGCGAAGTTGATAAACCATTCCTGATGGCTGTTGAGGATGTTTTCTCTATAACTGGTAGGGGAACTGTTGCAACTGGAAGAATTGAGCGCGGGAAAATCAGGCCCGGTGACGAAGTTGAAATAGTTGGTCTGAGTTACGAAACCAGAAAGACCGTTGTCACCAGTGTCGAAATGTTCAGAAAAGAACTTGACGAAGGTCTCGCAGGCGATAATGTAGGTTGTTTACTTAGAGGAATAGATAAAGACGAAATTGAGCGTGGACAGGTTCTTGCAGCACCGGGATCAATAACGCCCCATACGACTTTTAAAGCTAATGTGTATGTGTTGAAGAAAGAAGAAGGTGGAAGACATACTCCGTTTATGAAAGGCTACAGACCACAGTTCTTTATAAGAACAGCAGATGTCACTGGTGAAATCACCGAACTTGGTAACAATGCCGAAATGGTCATGCCTGGGGATAATGCTATTTTGACTATAAAATTGATATATCCGGTCGCAATTGAAAAAGGTATGCGATTTGCTATTAGAGAAGGTGGAAGAACAGTTGGTGCAGGTGTAGTAGCCGAGATCGTGGAATAA
- the rpsS gene encoding 30S ribosomal protein S19, giving the protein MARSRKKGPYVDPKLLKKIRMLNESGEKKIVKTWSRASTIVPEMVGHTIAVHNGLKHIPVYITENMVGHRLGEFAPTRRFGGHADKKAATKGQVR; this is encoded by the coding sequence ATGGCACGTTCTCGTAAAAAAGGTCCGTATGTCGACCCTAAGTTATTGAAAAAAATCAGGATGCTTAACGAGAGTGGGGAAAAGAAAATTGTTAAGACGTGGAGCAGAGCATCAACCATTGTTCCTGAAATGGTTGGACACACTATAGCAGTCCACAACGGTTTAAAACATATACCAGTTTACATAACTGAGAATATGGTTGGTCATAGACTTGGAGAATTTGCACCAACAAGGAGATTTGGTGGCCACGCTGACAAGAAAGCAGCAACTAAAGGACAGGTAAGATGA
- the rplV gene encoding 50S ribosomal protein L22: MVSENEKTRRPKRSIQHRQNKDENNIEIKAVAKFLRASPRKVRSVANTIRGKSVSEAFQVLEMSPKKAARLIEKVLRSAVANAENNANLSSDSLYISRCFVDDGPRYKRIWPRGRGRADIIQRRMCHVTVAVKSIEAKS, translated from the coding sequence ATGGTGAGTGAAAACGAAAAAACCAGAAGGCCCAAAAGATCTATTCAACACCGACAGAATAAAGATGAAAATAATATAGAAATAAAAGCTGTCGCTAAATTTCTCAGAGCGTCACCGAGGAAAGTCAGGTCAGTTGCCAATACAATCCGTGGCAAATCAGTTTCAGAGGCTTTCCAGGTGCTTGAAATGTCGCCTAAGAAGGCTGCAAGGCTTATTGAGAAAGTTTTACGATCAGCTGTTGCAAATGCCGAAAATAATGCAAATTTGAGCAGTGATAGTTTATATATTTCTCGCTGCTTTGTTGATGATGGTCCAAGATACAAAAGAATATGGCCTCGTGGTAGGGGCAGAGCTGATATAATTCAAAGGCGTATGTGCCATGTTACTGTTGCTGTAAAGAGTATAGAAGCGAAATCTTAG
- the rpsJ gene encoding 30S ribosomal protein S10, with the protein MPGQKIRIKLKAYDHEVLDESAKKIVEVAKSTNAKISGPIPLPTERALYVVLRSPHKHKDSREQFEKRVHKRLIDIIEPSPKTIDALMKINLPAGVDVEIKL; encoded by the coding sequence ATGCCTGGACAGAAGATCAGAATAAAACTTAAAGCTTACGACCACGAAGTTCTTGATGAATCAGCAAAAAAAATAGTTGAGGTGGCAAAATCTACAAATGCGAAGATCTCCGGTCCCATTCCTTTGCCAACTGAACGTGCTTTGTACGTGGTCTTAAGATCACCTCATAAGCATAAAGACTCGCGGGAGCAGTTTGAAAAGCGCGTTCATAAGAGACTTATAGACATAATTGAACCATCTCCGAAAACAATTGATGCCTTGATGAAGATAAACCTCCCAGCAGGGGTCGACGTGGAGATCAAACTCTAA
- the fusA gene encoding elongation factor G, with protein MLEIEALYVPLSKLRNIGIMAHIDAGKTTTTERILYYTGRKHVLGSVDEGTATMDWMEQEKERGITIKAAATTCFWKEHRINIIDTPGHVDFTVEVERALRVLDGAVAVFDATAGVEPQSETVWRQAERYSVPRIAFMNKMDKTGADFFMSIKSMVEKLHAKPVAIQVPIGAEKDFIGVVDLIEMKAITWTSEDGSEFIKHEIPENMLDLAEEMREEMISMLAEEDEELLELYLEEQELPVEKIKDILRKATINNKLVPVLCGAAARNKGIQPLLDAVVDYLPSPIDIPAVKAITPSGEEIQIPPSVEGDFAGLAFKIQTDPYVGKLAYVRVYSGKLEKGSYVYNSTKQIRERVARLIFMHADKREDAEYARAGDIVAIIGLKNTTTGDTLCSQERPVLLEKMSFPEPVISIAIEPLTRDDEERMVKAVAALSEEDPTLRINVDRETGQVVLSGMGELHLEIVTDRLKREFGVNVRVGRPQVSYRETIRQTGTAEGKYVRQTGGRGQYGHVIMKFEPLPLDGEKQFEFINKTVGGVIPREYIPAIEEGVKEAMEMGVLAGYPMIGVRAVLLDGSYHEVDSSEIAFKVAASLAFKNAMKICQPVLLEPVMKLEVVVPEEYVGGIIADLNARRAQIESLESRINLRVIKAFVPLSELFGYATTLRSLSQGRAVHVAQFSHYKEAPDKVVEKVLKVV; from the coding sequence ATGCTGGAGATTGAGGCGCTTTATGTACCACTCAGTAAGTTGCGTAACATAGGAATAATGGCACATATAGATGCCGGTAAAACAACTACAACAGAGCGTATACTTTATTATACCGGTCGTAAACACGTGCTGGGTAGCGTTGATGAAGGAACTGCCACAATGGATTGGATGGAGCAGGAAAAAGAGCGCGGGATAACTATTAAAGCCGCTGCTACAACTTGTTTCTGGAAAGAACACCGTATAAATATAATCGATACGCCCGGACACGTGGATTTTACAGTTGAGGTTGAAAGAGCATTAAGAGTACTTGATGGCGCGGTAGCTGTTTTTGATGCTACAGCTGGAGTTGAACCGCAAAGTGAAACTGTCTGGAGGCAGGCTGAAAGATATTCAGTTCCAAGAATTGCGTTTATGAACAAAATGGATAAAACTGGCGCGGATTTTTTCATGTCTATAAAAAGCATGGTTGAAAAGCTCCATGCTAAGCCAGTTGCGATACAGGTTCCGATAGGAGCAGAGAAAGATTTCATAGGTGTAGTAGATCTTATTGAGATGAAAGCCATAACGTGGACAAGTGAAGATGGAAGTGAATTTATCAAGCACGAGATTCCCGAAAACATGTTGGATCTTGCAGAGGAAATGCGCGAGGAAATGATATCGATGCTTGCAGAAGAAGACGAAGAACTTTTGGAGCTTTATTTGGAAGAACAAGAGTTGCCTGTAGAAAAAATCAAGGATATTCTGAGAAAGGCAACTATAAACAATAAACTGGTTCCAGTTCTGTGTGGTGCTGCTGCAAGAAATAAGGGAATTCAACCATTGCTGGATGCAGTTGTGGATTATCTGCCTTCACCAATTGATATTCCTGCTGTCAAAGCAATTACCCCTTCTGGTGAAGAGATACAGATTCCTCCCTCAGTGGAGGGAGATTTTGCTGGGCTGGCTTTCAAAATACAGACAGATCCTTATGTTGGTAAGCTGGCTTATGTGCGTGTTTATTCTGGTAAACTTGAAAAGGGATCATATGTTTATAACTCGACAAAACAGATTCGTGAGCGCGTGGCAAGACTTATATTTATGCATGCTGATAAAAGAGAAGATGCCGAGTATGCAAGAGCAGGTGATATAGTAGCGATTATAGGCTTGAAAAACACGACCACAGGCGATACGTTGTGTTCACAGGAACGGCCAGTTCTTCTGGAAAAGATGAGTTTTCCTGAGCCAGTTATTTCTATAGCAATTGAACCATTGACGCGTGACGATGAAGAAAGAATGGTTAAAGCTGTTGCGGCATTGTCAGAAGAAGATCCAACTTTGCGTATTAATGTGGATAGAGAAACTGGTCAGGTAGTGCTTTCGGGGATGGGCGAGCTTCATCTGGAAATTGTTACAGACAGGTTAAAAAGAGAATTTGGTGTAAATGTTAGAGTTGGAAGACCACAAGTTTCTTACCGTGAGACAATTCGACAGACTGGAACAGCTGAGGGAAAGTATGTAAGGCAAACTGGCGGAAGAGGTCAATATGGGCATGTTATTATGAAATTTGAGCCGTTGCCTCTTGACGGAGAAAAGCAATTTGAGTTTATCAATAAAACAGTTGGAGGAGTAATACCAAGAGAATATATCCCTGCTATTGAAGAAGGTGTAAAGGAAGCTATGGAAATGGGAGTCCTTGCAGGTTATCCTATGATAGGTGTAAGGGCTGTCTTGCTTGATGGTTCTTATCATGAAGTCGATTCGTCTGAAATAGCTTTCAAAGTGGCTGCAAGTCTTGCTTTTAAGAATGCAATGAAAATTTGCCAGCCTGTTCTTCTGGAACCTGTTATGAAATTAGAGGTGGTTGTTCCGGAGGAATATGTAGGAGGTATAATAGCTGATTTAAATGCGAGAAGAGCACAGATAGAGTCACTGGAAAGCAGAATAAATTTGAGAGTTATAAAAGCGTTTGTACCACTTTCTGAACTTTTTGGGTACGCAACCACGTTGCGATCTCTCAGTCAGGGTAGAGCAGTTCATGTAGCTCAGTTTTCTCACTACAAGGAAGCTCCAGATAAAGTTGTTGAAAAAGTACTCAAGGTTGTTTAG
- the rpsG gene encoding 30S ribosomal protein S7 gives MRRRRAEVRKIAPDPVYSDILVAKLVNRIMWDGKKAVAQKIVYRSFEYIQEKSGKDPLEVFQKAIENVRPVLEVRPRRVGGATYQVPVEVQEPRKTSLALRWIVAAARAKKGKPMYVRLAEEILASYQGTGTAMKKKEDVHKMAEANRAFAHLRW, from the coding sequence ATGAGAAGAAGAAGAGCTGAGGTAAGAAAAATAGCTCCCGATCCTGTTTATAGCGATATCCTTGTCGCTAAACTTGTGAATAGAATAATGTGGGATGGGAAAAAGGCAGTGGCACAGAAGATAGTGTACAGATCTTTTGAATACATTCAAGAAAAATCTGGAAAAGATCCACTTGAAGTTTTTCAAAAGGCAATCGAAAATGTTCGTCCGGTTTTGGAAGTCAGACCAAGACGTGTTGGTGGGGCAACTTATCAGGTACCGGTAGAGGTTCAAGAACCAAGAAAAACCTCTCTTGCGCTCAGATGGATTGTTGCTGCGGCTCGTGCCAAAAAAGGTAAACCAATGTATGTAAGACTTGCTGAGGAAATTCTTGCTTCTTATCAAGGAACCGGTACTGCAATGAAAAAGAAAGAAGACGTTCATAAAATGGCGGAGGCGAACAGAGCATTCGCACATTTGCGGTGGTGA
- the rplD gene encoding 50S ribosomal protein L4 — translation MAVVDLYNMKGEKVGTQELKDDIFNIEPNFDVMWRYVDYQLSLRRAGTVSTKTRSEVSGGGRKPWIQKHTGRARHGSIRSPIWRHGGVAHGPKPRDWSKKLPKKMKKLALKSALSQRFKEGNIIVVDDIGFDSSKTKNMRQLIKAFGFEGKKILFVLPWKRSEYENVKLSCKNIPGLKAIIADNPGATRENESIMRIDGLNVFDILNHEKLVLTRDMVMKIEEVLG, via the coding sequence ATGGCAGTTGTTGATCTTTATAATATGAAGGGTGAGAAAGTTGGCACTCAGGAATTAAAAGATGACATATTCAATATTGAACCAAATTTTGATGTTATGTGGAGATATGTGGATTATCAGCTTTCTTTGAGAAGGGCAGGTACTGTTTCAACAAAGACACGGTCGGAAGTAAGCGGTGGTGGAAGGAAACCATGGATTCAAAAACATACCGGTAGAGCAAGGCATGGGTCTATAAGATCTCCCATCTGGCGTCATGGTGGGGTAGCCCATGGTCCAAAGCCGAGAGACTGGTCAAAAAAATTGCCAAAGAAAATGAAAAAACTTGCCCTGAAGTCAGCTTTATCACAGAGATTTAAAGAGGGAAACATAATAGTGGTTGATGATATTGGGTTTGACAGTTCAAAAACCAAAAACATGAGACAACTTATTAAGGCTTTCGGATTTGAAGGAAAGAAAATCCTTTTCGTCCTACCGTGGAAAAGGTCAGAATATGAAAATGTGAAACTTTCATGCAAAAATATTCCTGGCTTGAAAGCCATTATAGCTGATAATCCTGGTGCCACTCGAGAAAATGAATCCATAATGAGAATAGATGGCTTAAATGTTTTTGACATATTGAACCATGAAAAGCTTGTGCTAACTCGCGATATGGTTATGAAGATTGAGGAGGTGCTGGGATGA